One window of the Bos mutus isolate GX-2022 chromosome X, NWIPB_WYAK_1.1, whole genome shotgun sequence genome contains the following:
- the LOC138986480 gene encoding ribonuclease H-like — protein sequence MIARKYASRLDLRDQPIPDPDLVLYTNGTSLVKQGQRLSGYAVVMEETIVEASSLPSHWSAQWAKLYALIQALQLSKGKKTNIYTDFRYAFATLHVHRALYKERGLLTASEKDTKNKEEFKTLLDAA from the coding sequence ATGATTGCAAGGAAATATGCCAGCAGACTTGACTTGAGAGACCAGCCAATCCCCGACCCAGATTTGGTCCTGTACACCAATGGCACCAGCCTGGTGAAACAAGGACAACGACTGTCAGGATATGCAGTAGTCATGGAAGAAACCATCGTTGAGGCTagctctctgccatcacactggtCTGCTCAATGGGCCAAACTATATGCTCTAATCCAGGCCCTACAGCTGTCAAAAGGtaagaagacaaacatttacaCAGACTTCAGGTATGCTTTTGCCACACTACATGTACACAGGGCTCTGTATAAGGAGAGAGGCCTTTTGACAGCTAGTGAAAAAGATACtaaaaataaggaagaatttAAGACCCTATTAGATGCTGCCTGA